The following is a genomic window from Haliaeetus albicilla chromosome 13, bHalAlb1.1, whole genome shotgun sequence.
GAAAAGGTTAGTCATCTAACAAGAACAtaaaattataagaaaaaataagcttAAACCACATAACTACTGGCCATGCATTATGTTATCTACTTAGAGCTGCTTAATACATTTCTTTATTCTATAGATTTAAATAAGCCTTTTTTGCACTAACTCTGCCATGCTATTTCTAGCATTGTCTCATTTAAATGGTctcatttaatttctaaatttccccaaattaagctttttaacgttaaattaaactttttaatGTTAACTGCAGACTGGTTCCTCCCCCAGAAACCTGAGCTCCTAGTCACCGTTCAAAAAGCTTGGTAAGCAAAAGGCAGCTTGGCAAGTGCTATAACCCCCCAACATATCACATTCTTAAACTGAGAAAATCTGCAAGGACCAGAGGAACATAAAAGAACCCACAAACTGTCATCTGGAGAGCAGTATCATTTGTGGGAGAAGAAgaacttggttttatttctttaaaagaaaaagtccaTTTTGTAAGTGATGGTTAAAATGTATTGTCTAGAGCACCAATGGCAGCTTAACAGAACATTTCTATTGATGCATTCTTCGTGGCTGCTTGTTGGAGGTAGCGCAGTCTAGCAAACcacacaaagaaacagaatgaaagaaCTCCTGTGTCACTTTGCTTTGCCACTGACATGTGGCATGGCTGTCATCAAAGACTCTGATATGTCAGGCAAGTCATTACTTTGTTTCACTGCCACAGTCTGTAAAATGAGGGAAACGTTTACTTCCCACTGGAATGTCATGAAGAACAGCAACTGTACAGTCATCTGAGTATGAAACATATTATGACATATTCTGCTTAGATGGGAAAAATCCTGTTATATTCAAATCTTTTGCCCCACACAGAGAAGCTTATACAAAGCAGGCTGATTTCTTCCCCAAGCTCTTACCGATGGGATCGTATCTCAGCAGGACCAATTTTTCTTGCAGTCGGAGTCTCCTGATGTTGAAACAGTAGCCTGTCTCAGCTGCACTTTTCATCCTCACCAGAATGTATCTAAAGTCACAAGGAATGTCTCTGTATCAGTGCACAGGCACACAGCAATGGCCCACCACAGGTCTGCCAGGGCATGGTCAAACGGACAAGCTTTTAGCATGAGCAATTTGGCACAATCGCATAAGATACTTCATTCAACTTTATGGATATTTTGGATGGGAGCATCAACACTATGTGCTAAACTTATAACACAGACAAGGAGCCCACTATAAACCATAAGCTCCAGCATCAAGTTTAAGTAAATAACTCCTGAACAGAATACAAGcccagaggaaaagaaacaggaaagaaagaaagggggggggaggtgttaaaaaaaaaaaaaaatcagcatacaCTTGAGTCACTATTTAAAAGGTAATGGCAAGAGAGGAAGGATGATGGTAGTTAAAGATGTTCAGGCTGTAGATAACAATGTACTGCAGACTATCACTTCCACATGCAGAGAGGAACTCGAGCAGATAGGATGGAACAAGAGGCATGCAAAAGGAGAAGCAGGGCCCCTTGGCACCATCCATCCCACTAGAGATACAGGGCTTGACATTAACCCAGCCATGGGAACCCCCTTCCCCACTGGAAGGCTCTCGGTTTGTGGAGTGGACTGGCTGCGGTAGCTGTGGTATCCCTGGGAGCAGGGAAAGCCAGGAGACTGAGaaagccaccaccaccacaccccccgccccccagaAGTACACTGAGATCTGCGCAACCTCCCAGACACAGGGCATCTTCTGAAGTGTCAAAAGAAAGGTCAAACCCTTTAACCAGTCTGTAAATTATGTCCTTCTCTTCCATTGCAATAAAGAGATGCATACATCTCTGCACATGGGCattcaattaatttttctggATTTTCCTGCTTCTAATACCAAGTGGTCTGTCAAAATTAACCTTGAAGAGGTGTCCATTCTTCCTCACTTGTGCAGCTCTGACCAGTGTACTTCCTTGAGCTCTCCCTTTTCAGCTTTGCAATGAAATTTACTTTTCTGagttcaaaataaacagaaaaacactaGATTCCTGCAGACCAACTGACCAAGCATAGTCTAGGGATTACCCCCAGTTACTGTCCTCTCCTGTACATGACTGCAGGTGTGATGTGTATCACCAGTAACCACACAGACTCCTTCCCCTATACCTCACCCACTTCCTCAAATCCTCTGTGCAGTTTCCTCTTTCTGGGGGAATCAGTGGTATCAGTATGACCAGGCCTTGAAATTCTTGTGCACCACATATTTGAGGCCAAGCCCTTTCTGAATAACACACCTTGTTCAAAAAACTTGCTGCTCAATGAAGAAACGTAACTaggagcagaggcagaaaagaaCAGTGGAAAGCTATCAGGACACAGGGAGAAAACCCAAGGGGAACGCAGAAGGATAAATAATACAAGGAGATAACATATTCCTGAAGTATACATGGGACCataaaaacaacagagaaaggaacatcggggcggggggggggggggcggggatcACTACATTAACATTAGTAACACCACttttaaaagctactttttCACCTCATGGAAACATCCTGCgttgctgtgtttgtttctgcTAACAGGTAACAGCAGAACACTGAGATGTCAACCTGCTCTCTTCCCTGTCAGGTACATATTTGGGAAGCACTTTCTTCATTTCAAACCCTGACAATTACTCAGAAATCCTGTAACAGAAGAATCTTTTCAAACCCAGAAAGTGGTTGCTACTGGCTCTGTTGGGGGttgattcttaaaaaaaaataaaaatcagaaaacgTACCAAAGGCCATAGTTTCCGAGGTTGTACAGTACCAAATGTAATACACTTGCACAAAATGCAATTTCTGAGAATCAGAAGACAGGAATGTATTCACATAAATGTATCAGTTTAGCCCCTTGGATTTGTCTAGCTGATTTTCTTACAAATAGCATTTTGGCTGCAAGTCATTCTCTCCCCATGATCTTGTCTCCTTGCATCCACACTGTAAGACTCCTGGTGTGCTGAAAGTATATATTCCTTCCTTTCCAACCTTTAAAACACATCAGCCGTCTTTACAGGTCAAAGGACTGGGACTAATTTTCTTCCAGAGCCCACTAACATCTCTCCTGAGCTGGACTACAGAGCAAATCAAGAAGCCCGGAGCACTGACTGTGCCCCATCCACTCCTCATGTATAAACATATGAACATGCTAAAACTGGGAAGCGTTCTGCACCCTGCCCATGAGAAACATTCACAGCACCTGCCCAAAGCCCAACCCACAAACAACAAAGACTCAACGCTGTACCTCAGCTTGCCCTCCTCAGCTAAAAAAGTATGAAAGGTAAACAAGAGGAAGATTATGTGGATAATTTATAGCCTCTCTTTAATCATAAAGCACAGAGGCGTGCTTCCCCTATGGAGGGCGCTTTGGATATTACAGCTGAGCTCAACATGACAGCCCATAGGACAACACCTGCATTCACTGCAATTTTAGAACCGAGGGGATTTTTCACACCATTCTGTACTTACCTGTGAAAAGACACACATGCAGAAGGACAGAAAGGACACAGCTAAACTCAAGGACTGCAGTTCTCTCAggtatattaaaaaattctAGAGAAGCCTAGTATTTTGTACAGTCACTTGAAGATACAGAGTGgtagcagaaattaaaaattggtGAGGAAAACATCACTTACTTAGATTTGCTCTTGGCCactgttttttttcagcatgaagaagagaaaaaaagaagaaacagttaTCATTTTAACTTGTTTCCTTTATATGCAACATATAAAGATTAAGAGTTTTCCACGGCTTGCCTTTGCAATAGCCCCAGACAGACTGTGCAAAGAGATTTACTGTCACAAAAGAAACGTCCTTCCATCTACATGCTCCCAGTTGCCTGCTTTTTTCCACCATACAACCTTTATAAGCGTCTGTGCAAAAGCAGCACCCAGTGCAACAGACTGCACTTGTTGCAGCCTCCAGATGTTTCTAATATAAAGCTTCAAAGCTGAATCTGAGTTCACTAGACAAATACGCAGTTACGGCAGGTATGAACTAAGACTGCTGGTGAAAACCGCAGTCCCACTCTCCCCGGCTTGCTTATGCCCACCCCTGCTCTGGTTCCTGCCGAAGCGCCAACCCAAAGGTTTGCATGGCCATATGGTGAACCAGACCAGAGAGCTCTTCTCAGATGAGACTAACCTTCTTACAAGGCTGGTTTCAGGTCCCCTGATCTAACCCACCCCATAGCATGAAACgggcagaattatttttttctgtcagctcAGTGGATTTAAAGTAATCATAAAACTACAgcataaatgcaaaaaaaaccccaacccaccaACATGTAAAAAATTGCTTATCTATATTCTGTTTGTGCAATTCTTGTTTAGGCCATCACGAGCTTCTGGCCAACCTCCTCTTGCACCTTTACTTCACCACACCCCAAGCTTATCCAGATACCACGAAGTACACACTTCTCACCGCACACTCTCCCCGCCACCACCCCGCTCCCTCTCGCAACTTCCCCTTTTTCCACTCGAGCTGAAGCTTCTTAACCTCACTGGGGAGGGTTTGCAAGTTCCACTTCCCTTGAGCTTCCCCTCCCCCGGTCCCTGCCGCAGGGGCCTAGCCCTCTCCCACAAGCCCTTCTCTTCGTCAcccccacagaagccaccctcCCCGGACgacagccccagccctgcccggggGAGGAAGGGAGCCGCTGGCTCCATCTCCTCAGGGGAATCAGGAAGGCGGCTGACGGGCTGACCCAAGGGCCGGGAACCGGCCACTTCCCGCCTCGGCCTCGCGCCCTCCAACGGCTGcctcaccccacccccccactccctccccccGCACGAGGCGGCGCGGGGCACGCCGGAAGGTGTAGTTGCGGCGAGGCGCCGCTGCCTGCTGGGAGGCGCAGGTCCCGCGGCAAAAGGAGGCgaagggcagggcagggcagggcagggcagggcagggcagggcaggtcGCGCCGCCACCGCCTGGGCCCGGGCCCCCGCCCACCTCCAAAGCCGCCCCCGCGCCTTccaccgccccccccgcccagccccGCTCCTCTCTGCGCCACTCACAAGCCGCCGCCGTTAGAAACATAACGCCGGTGTCCCCCTGAGCCGCCCCGGCGAGCCCCCCCGCCACCACTTCCGGGCCGCCAGGCCGAAGCGCTTCCGGGACGCGGGGGAAGGGTTGGGGCGGGGCCGTGGCCGTTGCCACCCCGCCTGGCGGGGCGCGCTCAGGCTACCACCCCGGCCCCACCCCCTGCGCGCGCGAGGCGGGGCTAGTGTGGGGACGGGGTTAGTGTGGGGACGGGGTTAGTGTGGGGCGGGGTTAGTGTGGGGCGGGGTTAGTGTGGGGGCCGGGTTAGTGTGtgggcggggcgcggcggccgTTACGGGCTGCCGGGGGCGGAGGGCAGGCGAcgggccggggctggcagcTCGGGCCGGCCGAGTGGCAGCCACTGCGCTGGGGTGGCTGACGGCAGCAGGGCCAGTGCAGAGGGGGGCCTGTCCGGCTCTGATAGCCCCACAGCTGCCGTGGGCTAGAGGGTGGGCCGGCAGCCTCCGGCCGGGGGCACATCTGGGTCCTGCTCCGCAGCGGTCTCATCCTTCGGCCCATCTGCTAACCTCTGCCTGTGTTCGTTcccttttttataaaaaaagggGTACTGCTGTGGTGTCAGAGTCCCCACGGCATTAGGCAGCTAAACCTATCAGTATTTATGAGCTATgctgcagagaggcagagagGCTCGAGGGGGGTGTCAAGGCAAGTTTTCATGTTCTTCTGACCAGTTAGGTAATGAAGTGTAAGTTCTTACCCTCTAAAGAATTCACAGAAGGTCCGCAGCTTACTTCTCCCTCTCTCACCATCTGGGTAAACTGTTAATGATGGAATTCAAGTGCTTGAATATTTAGCAATTACTAAGGCAATCAAAATGTCAGCTTGACATATTTAGATGGAAAGCAAGACTTAGAGTGTGTAATAATGTGCAGTTAATTTGATATTCTATAGCATGAAAACAAATGTCTGACCCTATGAAAGACTGGAGCAAGACGACATATCAAGGAAAGCAGTGCTGCTCGTGTCAAGTGTTCACTTGACAGGATGTTGTACCTTGTTTCAATTCAGTTATTTCCAAATACTTCCTGTTAATGATACAACATTCCAATCTTTACTATTTGGCCTTCAGAAGTATAAATCTAGTACTTACATAATCTGCCCATGAATATCAGAGTGAGAACTTGAAAACATTCAGGATGATAAAATGTGAGTGCTGTAAGAATTCTTCTCTTTGATCTGCGTTACTGCCTCTGTCAGAGCATGGACTGAAATGGAATGGGATTGCCAATCTCCTGACTTCACTGCCAGGAATATAAATCAACACTgaagatgatttttaaattaaattacaagTTAAACATTTGTACAAATACATCATCAAATAGAGGCTATACTGCCTCTTTTTAAACCTCTTCCCTGctggcaaaaagaaaactgttccagtgacattttctctgctctgctgtgacAAGGGCTGCATAAATATAGACACCGTGGATTAGAATAGACTTCAGCAATCTTTGACTTCCTTTCTAGCAGCCTCTTTGCAGACAGTTTTCCATAGGTATGGGTGAAAAACAGGGAGTCTAAAACTGGTACATGTGGCAAGGTGGTGACAGTATAGCACGGCCCTGATGGCAGTAGTCATAGCTAACCTTGGGGAAAAGGCAATCTGGCTGGAGGTAAGGAGAGAGAGTCAGGATTTCTGCGACCTCGATAGAGATTTGCTGCGTGGGCTAGGGTAAGTAGTGCACTTTGAGATCTTCAATGACATGTGCAATGCAAATGCAGATTTTCCCCTCCAACTTTGCTTAGAGAAAGCAAGGAGTGTGATGGACTGTAATGCCAGCCTAGATAATTCTGATGCTTGCTTAAAGAGAAGTCACTTATGTCTCCagtggagaagctgctggtgcCAAACTGATCAGTGTCATTCAGAATCAAACACAGGGTGGGTTTTTCTTCAGCTAGAAAAACAACAATTTTTCATGTTATAATCTGACTGactctttccatttttatgcTTTACTTTCTAGGCCAAGCCCTCTTTTACCTCAAGAAAATGAGGAGATGGCTGCTGCTTGCCAAGAAAGTGTGGTCAGGTTGCTGGCACACACTGGGCAGGCAAGGGGCTTGTGTCCAAGGTTGGCAGGGGTGATGCTTCTTCAAGGGTGCATGGCGCTTCAAGTCAGTCATCACTCGTAAAAGTCACACGAAAAGAGAGAGGGGCAGCAGATGAAACATTTACAAGGTAAATATTCTCTTGGCACTGTATTTTCTACATGAGTTTCTGTATGTCAATTAACACATACAAAAACCCAGTGCTGGAAACAAGAGAGTAACGCTCTAAAGCCTGGGAAAAGCTCCACAAGTCCATCCTGGTTTCCCACCAAAGAACAGGCAAACAGCTAACTAAGCCAAAAAACGTACACAGCCCAGTGGACATAGTTCTAAAACTGCCAGgctattttctcctctcttcttgCTTTCCCTTTCTCAGCATGTTACAACTTTGCAGGGTTCTTGCTGTCCACAGTGTTAAACAAACACTCTTGGGCACTATTGTGTAAATCACTCATCCCAGATAACAGATGGATTTTTACATTCTTTCTGCATATCTGAATCCATTATCCCAAGAAGGACCAGAAGAAAGTGGGCATTAGCTTAATGCAGCTCTGAAAGAGGAACAGTCCAGGTCAGGAGAGCAGGAATGATGGAAAGAGCCATCTAAATTGCTAAATCACTTTGAGCCAGTGACCAAATCCATTTCAGCTGCTGGCCTGTTTGAAGTGAGCTGGTGACGGCCTTTAGCCCAGTTCTTAGGGGTGTCCATGGCACAGTATCAATTTATTTGCTGGCAACCTTGTTAGAAAAGCCAGAAAAGTGATGGGCTTGGACAGTTCCCTTCTTACCTCCAGAGCTTAGTTTCTCCAGACAGATATGGGGCACTCTGGTGTGGTAGGCTGGGGCACGGGTCCGTTTTCGGGGCTTTACCTGTTCCCTGCTTATTCACTCCAAAGCATTGGCCTCTGGATCTGTTCCTGGAGCTCCTTTCCCCAGCACTGACATCATTCATATGTATGGGGGGGAAGAACAAAGACAGCACTCGCCTGTTTTCTTGTGTGATTTTTCAATACCCATTTTCCAATCCCAACATCCAAAGTAACAACATCCTTTCAAACCGCCCCCTCTTGAAATGCCACAGTAGTCAAACAGCTGCAAATCAAAACACCTTGTAAACAAGTGACTGAAATCCCGTGGGATGCCTGAGGGCTTGGGCACGTCTCAGAGTGATTATAGTTCCTGCTATACAAATTGGAGTCCTTGTAGCACAGTTTGTGCCAACTTCGagctcttgctttttatttttagtcctGTTTGTTGAGGGGTTCTCATGATAAAAAGAATGACATTCAGTATCAGTGATACACAGATAAAATTAGATAGTAGCCGGAAGTGATCGTGCAACTAATCCTCCCCACTGAGACTATCTTCCACAGGGTTTTGGTTCCTGTGGGCCTCAAGGACAGCTTTTCTCTTGGTGAATttcacttcccatcagcaggcaccTGAAAAATTGGAATTGCATGGGATGTATGTGGTAAGTCTCATGCAGAGAAATGAATGTCATTGTCATTGCTTATGCCAACAGCTGGGACCATCTGGGACACTGAAGACAACATTGTCTAGATGTGTACAGCTGATCAAAGGTTGGTTTTAGCAAGACTCTAAACCTTCTTCCCTTTTGAGGGCAACAAAACAAGGCTTTTGCCTTCCATGCATGAGTTTCTGTACACAAAGCAGCTTAAGTTGTCAGCAGGGCTCAGTCCTGAGACTTTCTAGTCCCCCAGACATAAGTCACCCACACTGATGCTGAAGACATTATTCCTTTCTTTGGAAGAAGCAGCTGCCTACAGAGAGGATGGGATAGAAGGTGCATTAGATTACATCCTTAAAGCAGATCTTCTCTCAGGAGAATATGATcagttcttgtttgttttggcttttttttttcccttctaaacTTTGGATTGCTTTCACTTTTACTACACTGTGAAATAGGAAAATACAAGAGGTTAACTGGTCGGCAAATGCTCTTTGTTGCTTAGAAACATGGAATGCAACCAGGCAGCGTACCTAGTGCACCATCAAAGGAAGGTGGAATTGGTGGCAGTGTAGCACAAAGGGATTTAGCTGTAGTATTATGGCAAAGAAAGAGTGTATCAAAAAGAAAGCTGTGAACCTGTAAGACCAGTTACTTTTAAGCAGGTTATGTAAAGGCATAGGGAGAGGATAGTTATGTAATGTGAACATGGTTCGACGCAGATAGGGAATGGAATTTTTTCCTCCTATAGCTTATTGGAGGAGAATGGCTCAAATGCCTGGACATGGTTCATTTTATGTCAAAAATCTGCTGTGAAATGAATTGGTGTATCACTCCCATCACTTCTTGGCAAGGGAGGTATCTTCAGCCTTAAGCCAGAGTGATCAGCtctaagggaaaagaaaacaggcagGTTTGAGTATGGCAAGTAGATGTGGTCCTGcccattttttaattccagaaaaaaaaaaaaattattctagaGAACAAGAAGGATAGGGCTTTCTGCATCCCATGGCCTCCCTAAAGACTTTCTCACTTGGAGGAAGGTCATAGGGTTCAAAGTTGTGTCTCA
Proteins encoded in this region:
- the MRPL33 gene encoding large ribosomal subunit protein bL33m isoform X2, with translation MFLTAAALAKSKSKYILVRMKSAAETGYCFNIRRLRLQEKLVLLRYDPIAKQRVLFTEKRKIRSI
- the MRPL33 gene encoding large ribosomal subunit protein bL33m isoform X1, with protein sequence MVEKSRQLGACRWKDVSFVTVNLFAQSVWGYCKVAKSKSKYILVRMKSAAETGYCFNIRRLRLQEKLVLLRYDPIAKQRVLFTEKRKIRSI
- the MRPL33 gene encoding large ribosomal subunit protein bL33m isoform X5; amino-acid sequence: MRYILVRMKSAAETGYCFNIRRLRLQEKLVLLRYDPIAKQRVLFTEKRKIRSI
- the MRPL33 gene encoding large ribosomal subunit protein bL33m isoform X4, producing MDTSSRYILVRMKSAAETGYCFNIRRLRLQEKLVLLRYDPIAKQRVLFTEKRKIRSI
- the MRPL33 gene encoding large ribosomal subunit protein bL33m isoform X3, with protein sequence MFLTAAAYIPCDFRYILVRMKSAAETGYCFNIRRLRLQEKLVLLRYDPIAKQRVLFTEKRKIRSI